One window from the genome of Sulfurimonas crateris encodes:
- the ilvC gene encoding ketol-acid reductoisomerase yields MALNVYYDKDCNIELIKSKKVAMIGFGSQGHAHAENLRDSGVEVVVGLRKGGSSWAKAEAKNFKVMTVGEASAYADVVMILLPDENQAEIYKNEIEPNLKQGATIAFGHGFNIHYGRIHPRADINVTMIAPKAPGHTVRSEFVRGGGIPDLIAIGQNPSGTTKELALSYASAIGGGRTAIIETTFKDETETDLFGEQAVLCGGAASLVQAGFETLTEAGYAPELAYFECLHELKLIVDLMFEGGIADMRYSISNTAEYGDYVSGKRVINAESKAAMKEILKEIQDGRFAKDFILEGQAGYPRMNAERTNARASLIEQTGVKLRTMMPWISKNKIVDTTKN; encoded by the coding sequence ATGGCATTAAATGTTTACTACGACAAAGATTGTAATATCGAACTGATCAAAAGCAAAAAAGTTGCTATGATAGGATTTGGTTCTCAAGGTCACGCACATGCGGAAAACTTAAGAGACAGCGGTGTTGAAGTAGTTGTTGGTCTAAGAAAAGGCGGTTCTTCATGGGCTAAAGCTGAAGCTAAAAACTTCAAAGTTATGACAGTTGGTGAAGCTTCTGCTTACGCTGATGTTGTAATGATCCTTCTACCGGATGAGAACCAAGCAGAGATCTACAAAAACGAGATCGAGCCAAACCTAAAGCAGGGTGCAACTATCGCATTTGGACACGGATTTAACATCCACTACGGAAGAATTCACCCAAGAGCAGACATTAACGTTACTATGATCGCTCCAAAAGCTCCCGGTCATACTGTTCGTTCAGAGTTTGTAAGAGGCGGCGGTATTCCAGATCTTATCGCTATCGGTCAAAACCCAAGCGGTACAACTAAAGAGTTGGCACTTTCATACGCTTCTGCAATCGGCGGCGGTAGAACAGCTATCATCGAGACGACTTTCAAAGATGAGACTGAGACTGACCTTTTCGGAGAGCAGGCTGTTCTTTGTGGCGGTGCAGCATCACTTGTTCAAGCAGGTTTTGAGACTTTGACTGAAGCTGGATACGCTCCTGAACTTGCATACTTCGAGTGTCTTCATGAGCTAAAGCTTATCGTTGACTTGATGTTTGAGGGCGGGATCGCAGATATGAGATACTCGATCTCAAACACAGCAGAGTATGGTGACTACGTTTCAGGCAAGCGTGTTATCAATGCAGAGAGTAAAGCTGCTATGAAAGAGATCTTAAAAGAGATCCAAGACGGTAGATTTGCAAAAGACTTTATCCTTGAGGGTCAAGCAGGTTACCCAAGAATGAACGCTGAGCGTACAAATGCAAGAGCTTCTTTAATTGAGCAGACAGGTGTTAAATTAAGAACTATGATGCCGTGGATATCTAAAAACAAAATAGTAGACACAACTAAAAACTAA
- the holA gene encoding DNA polymerase III subunit delta — MYKSELDKHIQQNTLANSFILFGESTFLIDRYTQILTNIPDASVAKFYHDEYNFASAKAHLSQASLFGDQNVLIIKSEKKIPKKELETLIEYCEKNQENIFVYAYYGDDHKSYTKAPAKTKTMCVRFFHPNQGESIFTLSQVAREKNVNIDNQSISHLLAIHNWDVALACNEIDKLKVYDRAITTKDVDNLVFGLAEVNIESFINKILNKKDFKTDLESMLDHGEDEIRILTAITSYMTQLYMFHIYIRINGAPNALEILGYPAPKFVVDAKAAMSIKIKPQTYYKLHELLLDSELKMKSSHVDKGAILLSTLLRAQQLL; from the coding sequence GTGTATAAAAGCGAACTCGATAAACATATACAACAAAACACTCTTGCAAACAGTTTTATACTTTTTGGAGAGAGCACATTTTTAATAGACAGATATACTCAGATCCTCACAAACATTCCAGATGCTTCCGTTGCAAAGTTTTACCATGACGAGTATAATTTTGCCTCCGCAAAAGCCCATCTTTCACAAGCTTCTCTTTTTGGCGACCAAAATGTTCTAATAATAAAGAGCGAAAAGAAGATTCCAAAAAAAGAGCTTGAGACGCTGATAGAGTATTGCGAAAAGAACCAGGAAAATATATTTGTCTACGCCTACTACGGCGATGACCATAAAAGCTATACAAAAGCTCCTGCAAAAACAAAGACAATGTGTGTGCGTTTCTTCCACCCAAATCAGGGCGAGTCCATATTTACACTATCTCAGGTGGCTCGTGAAAAAAACGTCAATATCGACAACCAGTCTATCAGCCATCTTCTCGCCATACATAACTGGGATGTAGCCCTTGCATGCAATGAGATAGATAAGCTAAAAGTTTATGACAGAGCCATAACTACAAAAGATGTTGACAATCTTGTCTTCGGTCTGGCAGAAGTAAATATAGAGAGTTTTATAAACAAGATACTTAATAAAAAAGATTTTAAAACAGACCTTGAGAGTATGCTCGATCACGGAGAGGATGAGATAAGGATACTAACAGCCATAACCTCCTACATGACCCAACTATACATGTTTCACATCTACATTCGCATAAACGGTGCTCCAAATGCCCTAGAGATACTCGGATACCCTGCCCCTAAATTTGTCGTAGATGCAAAAGCAGCAATGTCGATAAAAATAAAACCACAAACCTACTATAAACTTCACGAACTACTGCTTGATAGCGAACTGAAGATGAAGAGCTCTCACGTTGATAAAGGGGCTATTTTGCTCTCAACGCTTTTAAGAGCTCAACAGTTATTGTAA